One genomic region from Cydia amplana chromosome Z, ilCydAmpl1.1, whole genome shotgun sequence encodes:
- the LOC134661399 gene encoding ectin-like, with protein MSRPRDVELVPLKSALARDDQYARAKPVPVSKRLLANKKTPTAPTPLVTLCGAPPPSRRREERATMDNLRKKVAPALLHHKRAAHNNNNEEVDHEPVKLDNRPKLLQKVLQTKPVSMVVQWSEIRTAWQDSDFITECLCWHNVYRQRHGAPQLYMAPELCDYAQAWANHLAHTNKFCYRNDRDVGQNLYQRPVSALQPDVTGQEVSSYWYAAVRQYSFFKEPDILHANVNAGHFTQMVWVATRFFGVGKARSRAGKVIVVANYSPPGNYSGQFETNVLPPLPENMPDVPVPEH; from the exons ATGTCTCGGCCGCGCGACGTCGAGCTCGTGCCGCTCAAGTCGGCGCTCGCCCGCGACGACCAGTATGCGAGGGCGAAACCAGTGCCTGTGTCTAAAAG GTTGCTGGCAAACAAAAAAACCCCGACTGCCCCCACGCCGCTGGTGACACTATGCGGCGCGCCGCCCCCCTCCCGCCGCCGCGAGGAGCGCGCCACCATGGACAACCTGCGGAAGAAGGTCGCCCCCGCGCTGCTGCACCACAA ACGCGCagcacacaacaacaacaacgagGAAGTGGATCACGAGCCGGTGAAGCTTGACAACAGGCCTAAACTACTACaaaag GTCCTCCAAACGAAGCCAGTCAGCATGGTGGTGCAGTGGAGCGAGATCCGCACAGCCTGGCAGGACAGCGACTTCATCACCGAGTGCCTGTGCTGGCACAACGTGTACCGCCAGCGGCACGGCGCGCCGCAGCTCTACATGGCCCCGGAG CTATGCGACTACGCGCAAGCCTGGGCGAACCATCTCGCTCACACCAACAAGTTCTGCTACAGGAACGACAGGGACGTCGGCCAGAACCTCTACCAGCGGCCCGTAAGCGCGCTGCAGCCTGACGTCACAG GACAAGAAGTATCGTCGTATTGGTACGCAGCAGTTCGCCAGTACAGCTTCTTCAAAGAACCAGATATATTGCATGCCAACGTCAATGCAG GTCACTTCACTCAAATGGTGTGGGTGGCGACTCGATTCTTCGGCGTGGGCAAAGCGCGGTCCCGCGCGGGCAAAGTTATCGTGGTAGCCAACTATTCGCCCCCAGGGAACTACTCGGGCCAGTTCGAGACCAACGTCCTCCCGCCGCTGCCCGAGAACATGCCCGACGTGCCCGTACCGGAGCACTGA